The following coding sequences are from one Synergistaceae bacterium window:
- a CDS encoding DNA-binding protein, which yields MVLTEDILGENSVKISGKVHFLKGQSEGETGTGKYAQFAVRQDTEWEGGTRRDFLVVRVYDEALREQLRAKQENDDVSVEGTLRSSRGSGVNYVRCASIT from the coding sequence TTGGTTTTAACGGAAGATATTCTTGGAGAGAACAGCGTCAAAATATCGGGCAAGGTCCACTTCTTAAAAGGACAATCTGAGGGCGAAACGGGAACAGGCAAGTACGCGCAGTTCGCCGTGCGTCAAGATACCGAGTGGGAGGGAGGAACGAGACGCGATTTTTTGGTGGTGCGTGTGTACGACGAGGCTTTGCGCGAACAGCTTCGCGCGAAGCAAGAAAACGACGATGTGAGCGTGGAGGGCACATTGCGTTCCTCCCGGGGTAGCGGTGTCAATTATGTCCGTTGCGCGTCGATAACGTAA